GTTTAATGGACTTGTTCCCCTTGTGAGTAAGAATTATTGGGTAACCAGTAAaaccctataatgacccaatATAACAATACCcaataatgaccctgtccaataagataATAAAGGGTCAAAGCCCTTTAAAATATGGCCCGACCCTTTTGCCATTGGGcagccctgtccaataaccaccCTTACCGCCGGCCAAGACCACCGGGTAGCACCACCGcccaccaccgccaccaccacgTCGCCTGCGAAAAAATGTGTAATAATTGTTTACATGGCCGATTCTACCGGTGGAACGTCGAATTCATTAGAGGTGCGgtatttttttttgtccggATTTTTTTTTCAGAAACTTATGCAATTTTAGTTTGTACCATAATAcaagcttatgaattttaagtttgtgccatggtatagacttatgagtttttagcttcgatCATGGTATAAATTTATGCACTTTAAACCCGTACAATGGaatgagcttaaaattcataagcttgTACCATAATACTTTTTCAcacgtgtttttatttattttacaggTGCGGACACTAACGTGCAAGTTCACTATTCCACAAATATAGAAGCAACAACCCAATTACCCAACGCGTTGGTGTGTAGAAGTAGAACTGTGGAAGCCCTGTTCAAGTAATGTCGAGTCATTGAGTGTTAAAAGGCCCcttccttttcttcttcttcttctccaattttatttatctattttttggATTAACAATTAACCTTGCTTTTACTTTCCAATTTCTCATCATTACATCAAAATCCCTTTTCTGCAAAAAGTATACGCTTCTTATTAATAAGATCAATTTCTGTAACAAAATTTGGAGACCAACCCAAAATCTCTTATTTTGTTATCTTTCTGGGATTTCCCACCTTCTTTTTGTTGATCTGTATCAATCACCTTGCTCTTTATCTTtaacattttctctctcatctaaTGCTTTGAAACTTTGCAAAATTCTATCATTTGAATATTCTTTGAAAATGGAAGATAACAACAATATTACAGGAAGTAAATTCAAAAGGGTTTGTGTATTTTGTGGGAGTAATCCTGGTAATAGACAAGTATTCAGTGATGCTGCCATTGAATTAGGCAATGAACTGGTTTGTTCTCTCaaattttgtgtttttcttaatgtttctgCATTAATGGGTTCAAATTTGGTGCTTGATTGTTTAAATCATGGGTAATTTTCATCTTTATTTCAAGAATGAATTTTGCGTATTGATTATTTGACATAATTTGAACAAatgggtttgttaatttgacataatgattcccccccccccccccccccccagcaTTAATGGGTTTAAAATTGGTGAAATGGGTATTTTTCATCTTTATTTCAAGAATGAAATTTGTTTTACTGATGAtataacatgataatttgagTAAATGGTTTATTTTATTGTaaatttttatgattttgcaaAACGTTTGACCATGTTTCTGATTTTTTTGTGTGGATATGAGTAAGTGGTGTTTGATGAAATGCCACAGTgaactgttttgacttttttaatttttattttaataatcttAATTAATTGGTATTGTAGGTGAAAAGGAAGATGGATTTGGTTTATGGTGGTGGAAGTGTTGGATTAATGGGCTTAATCTCCCGGAATGTGTTTAATGGAGGCTGCCATGTTTTGGGGTACTGTTATTTAAGGATAATATATCTTCAACTTGCCTTGTTTGTTTCATTACcttgatttgtttgtttatttcctGAATGCAGTGTCATCCCTGAAGCTCTCATGCCTATTGAGGTATGTATGCTTTACATTCTTGCTTAATTGATGTTGTCTACTGTAAACTACTCATGTTAGTACCCATTTGATGCACTGTTTTgacaaacttttttttttttttttgagtaataAGTATGCTAGTTTCTTAGGCCAACTCTTATGTGTTGCTATGTTGTTAGTTGGGTACTTAAGTTATAATTCTGTTGCTCACAGATATTATGATTATGGTTAACAAGTTAAAATGTTGTAAGGATTGTCAAAATGGACAAAAAGGGGGACAAAAAGTAAAAGGAAAACATTGGATTATCTGTTTTACTGCCTTTAATGTTGAATGAGATGATCAGATATCTGGAGAAACTGTTGGGGAAGTAAGAGTTGTGGCAGACATGCATGAAAGGAAAGCCGAAATGGCTCGAGAGGCTGAGGCTTTTATTGCTCTTCCTGGTATTGATTTTGATACTACATCTTTTAAGTTGCAAGCCTTGCTACTTTAGTAGTACTTCAATAGTTCAATGTGTAACTGATTGTCAATTCTTTTCGTAGGCGGGTATGGTACAATGGAGGAGATGTTGGAGATGATAACCTGGGCTCAGCTTGGAATTCACAAAAAACCAGTAAACTTCATTCATGCTCATTTTGTTGAAAATTCATGGTATTTGGAAATGCATTTTGTCATTGTTATGTTATCTGGTGTTTCAGGTGGGCCTTCTGAATGTTGATGGCTATTATGACTGTTTGCTTCAACTTTTTGACAATGGTGTGAAGGAAGGATTTATCAAACAAGGAGCTCGTGATATTGTCGTTTCTGCCCGCAGCGCAGAAGAGCTTTTGACGAAAATGGAGGTTAGTGCTTAAGAATCTTTCATGCCTTTTTTTATAATCCCTTGCTTCATCTAGAAAAATTGTCAGAAAAATTGttctcttttttattattccgTGGCTGAAAATGATCAAGTAGCATGTGCATGGATCCTTCAAAATTTACCTTATCAAAGTAAGATCTCATTGCAAAACTAAGGGCAGTATAATAACGTAGAAAGAATGTTTATTAGATGATTAACCATGTGTTTCTGTGCTAAATCTGTATATGTAAATTAGAGAACTCAGAATATGAACAACTTTGTTGATCGAGACTTCGTTCTTTTCACTTGAAAGCCCCTTATCTAAACTTTATTATCCCTTCACTTATGTAACTAGTCAGCTTTTATCAGAACTCGTGTGGACTTAGTTGCCTGTAATTGAATTTATTGGCCTTTATGCGGACTTATCTTTCCCGAAACTATGTTTTTAAGGTATAGGGAACAAGAGTAGTTCTAAAATTTCCAAAATTTTCTTCACAGGAATTCACGCCTTCCCATCAACATGTCGCGCCTCATGAAAGCTGGAAGATGCGGCAACTGGGTGAATATCCAAGCCAACAAAACGTGCAGTGATTCTTCTCCGGCTATTGTAGGTACACATATAATATCTAGATTGATTCAGATAAGATGGAACCATCGTTCAAGTTTGTTTAGGCTTAAAAAAAAGGGCCTCAAAATTAGGCCCTGTTTGCCTGTTTGGTTTTCCTAATCATGATTAGGTTTTTCTGGTTATGGTTAAATGCCTTTTGTTGCTTGCTTGTAGCACGTTTGACCTTGGTATGATGTTGGTCAATGCAAAACTTTAATTATCTAATATTCAATGGTAATGTTTGTTGCTACTTGCAACTTAGTATCTTTGTGGGTGACTAATCATGATTAGTAGAATATCCTCATGTCTAAACCCTTTTGATGGTCCATATCCATATATAATATGGTTAGTTGGTTATGATTTACCGGGTCCCAGCTAGGGTCAGTTTAGCGAAATTTTATGCCATGTTGGCATATACTACTATATCGTTAATGTAAAAAGGCGGTAAGGAGTAGTATAGAAAGTAACACTTCTCATTTTTGGACTGAGAAATTTAGATTTTAGAACTAGTTAGTACTTGATTGTAATTGAAACTAGAATTCATTCCTAAGGTTTGTAGCGTATAGTTTTGCATAAGTAACTTAACCTAATGGAAGCAACTTCAAATAATGCGAGTTCGGTTTAGTAAATTTTCTTTTGGAGGAACAACCAAAAGAGTGGTGCATGACTTAAATTGGCTAGGGTTAGTATTACCTGTTTTGACAAATTCTTTTGACATGAATGATAGAAATGAGCATGTCACTCACTGGAGTTGCTGAGACGAGATTTTTACTCAAGAGTAGATGTTTTGGACAAAATTCTTTTGACATGAATGATAGAAATGAGAACGTCACTCACTAGAGTTTCTAAGACGAGATTTTTACTAAAGACAGTGCGACAATCATAATTCGACATACTCATATTCTTGAGTAAATGTCGCGAGACTATGGCACATGAGTTTTGGAGTTGAGAGTCTGCTTGAGACCTTGAAAGTTTAACAGATTTAAAAGTGTTGTTGCGAGACATGACAACATTTGAAAGCTGTTGGGAACAAATGTGAATGTTGTGTGTTTTTTGTAGCAAGCTAGCTAGATTAAGGTAAATATAGTACATTGATGTGAAATGAGAGTTTAGAATTTACTCGAATACCCGATCAATAATGCAAATAGAATGGTTTGAGAAATTGGATTTCTCGAATACTCGAACAATAATGCAAGTATGCAATAGAATGGGTGAGAAATTGAGAATCTTCAATCTTTTCATTCAATATATAACACACTTTGGTTTTCCCCTGCATCATCATGTATGTTTTGGGACTTTGTCATCATTATTGTCCTTTCACTTTTTTAGCATTATTTTTTAGGGCATATTATGTTTTGTCCATTTCTAATGGAGTGGAAAGTTTTAGTATTATTCTTTTAAAAGTTGATGGAATATGGGGATGGTGATAGGAATTGGAGTGTCAAAATTGCAATTCCCATGTTTATTTTGTAGGACTGAAATTATTAGATTGGGAACTAAGGGATGAGGATGAAATGGAGCCCTCTATGTTTCCATTACTAGAGGAATGTGGTATTATTATAGTTGAAAGATTGAAACTCTAAAAGTAGCAATCAATGAGAAGGATTGAGGAGAGTTTATACGAAACTTAAGTGAAAAAACTAATCTCATCTAATGGGAGGAGAAATCACAAATTAGATTGTACATGCGAGACTATGATGCACATCTGCTTTTGAAAGAACATATACGAAGTAGTTCAAGGTAAAAGAATATATCCCATTTTCATAAAAATGTTCTTTTCATTTGAacaacttttttattttattttttaatttttactttgCAATGAACATTTATCGGGGGGTATGAAGTGTAGAATTTAAACGTTAAAGAGAGATCAAGTGTAAACCTAAGCAAGTTCCTAAATTATCTATGTATTGTATATTATGTTTAGTTTACTATTGCCTATTGACATCAAATTTTGGCCCTAATTACTTGGCATGATCCTTATCCCCCTCGAAGCCCTCCTcgcctcccccccccccccccccccccccccccccaactaaGCGCGCTTGCTTGCCCTAATGATGCACCATATGTCACATTAGTGCTCCGTTGAGCACATGACGACCCCTCGTGTGTTAAGCATATGGTAGATAGATGGATGATGGTGAGCCGATCATATATCGTCTATGTCGCGTCTGAATCCTCAAGGTATAATTGTGGCCACCCACGATATAGGCGTATGCTAGATAGACCATTCTACAATTGGTATGGATTATAGCAAGCATTATCAAAACACTCTTAGCAATTAGCATTGCTATGAGGCTTAAGCAGCCTATAATATATCGTGGAAGGTAAGggtggttattggacagggctgCCCAATGGCAAAAGGGTCGGGCCATATTTTAAAGGGCTTTGACCCTTTATtatcttattggacagggtcattattgGATATTGTTATattgggtcattatagggttTTACTGGTTACCCAATAATTCTCACTCACAAGGGGAACAAGTCCATTAAACGACCCAATAAATCCCCATATTTTGTTTTCTCTGCCTATCTTCCTCTATTTGTCCCTCCATTGCACTTTCAAGAGTTGGAGTCAGTTCCTTAGTCGACTCCTTCTCGTGAAGAACCCCAATGccattgtgaatttgtgatccacctttattttctctctcctcaaaaaatGGCAAACACTTAAAATTTGGACTCGACAACTCTCTTCTCTCTCATTAGTGGCGACTGCGACATTTAAATCCACGATGCATCGGACTTCAATTGGAGGTGACACCAACTCCAGCAGCAGGACTTCATCATCGTCACATCATCGCCGTTCATGGAGTTTTAGCCTCTTCTCCGATCCTCTGATTTTATATAAAGATTTAAACAATAGATCTGGTGCAGAATTAGTTTAATCTCAACCTAGTGCAGATCGATAGCTATTACAAACTTGGTGTTGCGTGTAGTAAACAAAATGAAAATgttaataccaaaaaaaaattgaaaatgaaaatatttaattttatgtaaATCGAGTAATTCAATACAAATGAAGAGACTTTATCCCCTTTGATGTCTGTTGTGGGCCTTGTGGCTGCTGCTCTCAAGCAAGAAATCAGGGTTAACGTTAAGTTTTATGTATTTGACCCTTTAATGACCCTTATTATACCCTGACCCGCCTCTGGCCCTCCTGACCCTGACCCTGTCCACTAATATTTTCAAGTGACCCGCAACTTACCCGCCCCAGTAATGACCCGCCTTGACCCGCCCCGACccgtccaataaccaggtcaaTACTATTGAAAGTACCCTACAAATAAGGACCAAATTCATACCTAAAATGGTAGGCTTTTGAGGAAGGCAAAAGGGCATATTTTAAACAAGGAGACATTTTATTTTGGTCAAAATATCATAAAACCCAAAGATTAATCATTTTGTGATGGTTCCACTTTAGTTAATTACTATATCCTACATTTTAATTGGTTCAAGTGCTGACCCATTATCATGTGTGTACAGTTAGTTGATAATTCATAATCCAACCTTCTTCAAATATCAACTTTAATCATCAATACAATTTCCCCacctcttttctttttgttatgcATGTGTTGCGAAAGGCCCTACAATTTTTCAAAGTCGTCTACTATGTAACTATACTAGTAAAACCCTTTCATTTATCAACTCAACTATCTCGGCGGCTCGGTTATCCTAAAATTTTACTCACTTTTTATTACTccacttgattttatttcatttCTGCCTAACCTTTTATCTATACTAGTATTGATCCCATGCTATACACGGCTTTTGTTATGTCTTAAAAAtgactttaatttttttaattcataaaAAAAGTACTTATATTTGATTTCGTGATTCACTAAGGCTCTTTTTTGTTTGACTTATTTTGAATTATTCAGACAAAATATGTTCAGATATGTtcatataatataagttcagaaaaaaataagttttatatattttcacacacaaataagtttatttcagataaaatgagttcatataagttaagataaattcagttaagttcaaataagttaagttaagttcagataaattcaggtaATATAAGTTCTTCCAAAATAAGTCTAATAGAACGGAGGCTAAGAAAGCAGTAAAGTTAGAAATATAATTTGTAtattaattgaaattaatagaaaaaattatagaTAAATAGCATACAATTTATTGGAGGTGAAGGGGCATGAGTTTTCTTTGGTGGTGAAGAGACATGAAATTGTAAAGGAGAAGGAAGGGGCatgaagtttttttttaaataaaatggagAGATGTTTTCAAGAGGGACACATGACACTCACATTTCTTGCAAATTTATTTGTTATTAAATATTAGAATAGATTATATCAGCGCTCTTCCCTCAAAAAAACAacaatactccgtaatattttaTCAGCTTTTAGTATACCATTTTTTAGGATTGTACaatgtactatatttaatacttcatccgtttggAAATATATTCTCAACGTTGATCACTTTTATGCATgcacatgcataatttaatcgTTAATATCTTAGATTCTTTTCAAGcaataattataaaaagttgatattttaaaaatacacaTTAGAACCTAACAAGATCTTATATGACTGTTTTATCTggcatataaatcaccaacaatagtcaaagtagaatatATGAATATTGTAAAAAGATCTAAACGATGCGAGTATTTCCAAACAGATGAAGTAATTCATTCGTTCGTTTGTACTCGCAACGTTGATcattttcacgcatgccaatgcaccaCTTTAatcattactccctccgttcctaaataagtgtcactttttcttttttggcgttcccttataaatgtcacatttctatttttgaacatgtacttttcccacttttccatacacttttcccacttttctataaatcataattacttttacttacacattctacacttttccacttttcaatccccacatacaattatttgtactttattcaattaaacaattatctactttatcctttCCCCAAAAAAAACATTCACAATCATTAATTCTTACACACTTTACAATTTCTTAAGCACCGTGCCGAGGCCCAAAAGgaacacttatttaggaacggagggagtaatattttaatttttttaaggaaattttgtgaaacactaccttaatgtttggacgttttgtgaattactaccttataaaaacttttttatattttcctaccttataagtttgatatGTTTGAGTAACACTACCTTGTAACAGAAAACGTTAAATATCTCCGTTTGTGGGCCCAAATCCCAACGACTCTATTTCatttctctttcttctttctcAGTCTCTATTCTCTACTCCTCTTTCTCAATGTTTGTCCTCCCGTTTCTCAATCTCATTCTCTTTCTCAATCTTTGTAGAAGCAATATGTTTCCTAAAATCTTGTTCTAGTTTTTAAGAAAGTTTTAAACCCTTAAAACACAGTTATACCCCATGTAAAATATCCTAATTATGTGCAAAGTAGTCAAGAGATCAGCTTTGCTACTGAGTCAAGCGATATTCCCAAATTGAAATCCAAAAAGCCAGAAAAAATTTGTATCATCCCCACGCGGAATAAAAAGCGTTTGATGCTTcaagtagagctgtcaaaaactgacccgacctgaaaacccgacctgaaccgaccgaacccgtaatcgaccatgacccgaaattacggttaaacaggtaacccgaaacccgacctgtacccgacccgaaaaaaccgataaccgattttaacccgatgttgtaacacccgaacccgaacccgacacccgacccgaaaatgaccgataaccgaactgacccgaccgaacaatgacccgaacccgattcgatacccgacccgatgtcaacccgaaaccgattgtaactcgatgaaacTTGTTATTGACTCTAAAGTAAGTTTTTAAAAAGAAttagaatataaaataattaaaatgtataggttaattatcagacccgagtttgacccATCCCTGAGAGTGACCCGGCCTGAATTCCATTTGATCTGATTATTATCCGCTCCAAACTAAGACtcgaatccgaaaataattgtgttgcaaaccgacttaaacccgactcgataagacccgaacccgaaattatctgctacaaaccgacttaaacccgacccaataagacccgaacccgaaatcaaacctgaccgaaatgtgacccgacccaaacccgacctgaacccgagataggaaaaaacccgatatgacccgacctgaaatcgacccgaccgaacccgaactCAACCCGAATGGAAGattgacccgacacgacccgacctgatcatgacccgagacccgagatgacccgacccaaacccgacccgatgacctgttttgacagctctagcttCAAGTAaccaaaatcaatatttcatCCAGACACTAAACTGTCACACATTCGGCAGGTGGAAATGTAACAAATGTAGATATCACCCACAACATGGCTTAAGAGCAAACTCAGCTTTATCAAACTCAAGATACGGAGTAAGAAACAAATAGGTAAAAGAAGGAAGTCATGCATTTGACTAAACTCTGCCCCTTAACGCAACAGCCACAAGTATGTCACACATACCTGTCATATAAGACTCCTGGATTTAACTTCTCATAAATTCATTTTTGGTGCTTTCTATTGCCTAAACCCCTAAAGAGAAGCCGCAAATTCTATCAGGCACTCTTTCTTTCTACCTCGTATTTGGTATCTCAAATTCTCAATTTGGCTAGCACTAATCTCTCTTATTTTACAGAAGGTTCTCACCTTGGGGACAATATCCATCATCTGATAATGTCCATTCCAAGGAGCAGAAGTGTCAAGGGGGAATCTCATATGCTTTCTTGATAAGCCGCTGTTAACTGCAAAAAGTCCTCCATGATTGCAGGGGAAGCATTCATCTCTATAACAAACTCCATGACCTTAGCATTCATCTCTATTCAGTGTCTGAGCAGAACAGGGGATATAGCAGAAAGGTCCCACCTTTTGCCCATCCATATCTTCTTTTAGTTTGTGGCATGCATTCATCGCACTCTCGCTATTATCATGTGTGCAAGCAACGACTATCATCAATATTATAAATCTTCAAGACCTTAACCAAAGCATGATATATAGATCTCAGCATCACTACTTGGCTGTAGAAAACTGATTTAGTGGGTATTCGAGTGGGTCTTCTTCTACAAAGAATGAGAAATGGGAGGACAAACATTGAGGAAGAGGAGTAGAGAACAGAGACTGAGAAGGAagaaagaggaaagagaaatGAAAGAAAGTCGTTGGGATTTAACGTTTTCTGTTACAAGGTAGTGTTACTCAAACatatcaaacttataaggtaggaaaatataaataagtttttataaggtagtaattcacaaaacgtccaaacattaaggtagtgtttcacaaaatttccttttttttatgcaaaaattataaaaaattgacattgtgaaaatacacattaagacgaatctaacaaaatctcacataactatattttttcttgcaCGTAAATTAACAAAGTCAAAGTAGAATAGGTAAACAAGTGTAAAAAGTAATGTTGTACGTAATAAGTACTCCTAAAATTAAAATACCTACACGAGTGATTtctaaaaatattaaaacattGGAAGTCATTATTAAAAACATTGGAGTATTAAAAAACACTGGAAGTCATTATTAAAACTCTGTATCatccaaaaattaaaatacCTACACGAGTGAACTGATTCCCCTTTGTGTTCTGTTTAGTATACGTTGCTAAAACTCAGGAAAACGAGGGTATCACTCTGATTTGTGTTTTTTAGCTAATTTCATCAACCTTTCATGAAGATTTTGGGGCAAGGTAAGCTAGGGTATCATTTTCTATTAGTAAACGTTGGTCCAACTTCATATGTTCATCTCATGCATGACGACTTGAGCAATGATTTGgaatttaaaataataattatggaGTACTACTCATATGCTTGGTCAATATAAAAGATGAAATTTAGATAGGTGACAGAATACACACCACTTCATATGTTTTAGATGTGACATATCTTCGAGGGAATATACACTATAAACTACGGAGTAGTGTTCTATAACTATATTTTTCACTATGGTTTTTGGTAAGATATTAATCCCCTGGCCCATTTATAGTTTGATTTGTAGTTTGTAAGACTTTTGTGGCTCATTTGCGCCAAAACATTATATAATGTTATTGGTCTTAGCGCTTTCTTTGGTCAAGAAATTGTCCTTTCTTAACGGTTTTGACATTATATTTATTTACCATTTATGGAATAAACCAATTCTGTTGAGCCAAAATGGTGCAACTCCTTTCATTATCTTCCTCTCCATGGCCTTCCTCATTTAAAGGATTTCTGTTTGTTAGCAACTATCTAGGAAACAAAGTAGAAGGGGAAATTAAGAATGaaaaaaatgtttaattatttttaattttcattaaCTCGTACATTGACAAACATGAAAATAAATCCACAAAAGAGATGAAACTAGCTTAAAGAAGCTCAATTATAAcaattttgattttctttttttacttttttctccacattctattgtttgatatgtttcttcttcatttgaAAGTTAATGGAATAAGAGAAACAACCCCCATTATCTAAAAGGTTAGTTGAAAAAGAGATCCGAAGGGGGGAATATTCGACCCGAAAAAGACGGTATTTCCGGCCCGGGTGAAATCTCGGGCATGGGAAGAGACAGCCCTTCATGTGAGATAACAACATCAATTCATCATCCAGTGTTATCATCATCCATAATTTTTGTTACATGGGTTGCAATATTTCATGTTTATTATGTGGGAAATGTTCTAGGAAAAGCTCAAAATCTTCCAACAAAAACGAGAAAAACAATGGAGGACGACTTGAAATGGTTAATTCCCCTCCTACATTACAATCACAAGATGCAAATTGTACCGATAATAATATTAACGCAACCACCACAACCACCGCGAATGACGATGATCCGTCAACTAAGCCGTTACCGCCACCACCGGCGGCAGCAACAAAGTTAGAATTTGGTGAAACGAATAAAAAa
This sequence is a window from Spinacia oleracea cultivar Varoflay chromosome 1, BTI_SOV_V1, whole genome shotgun sequence. Protein-coding genes within it:
- the LOC110795880 gene encoding cytokinin riboside 5'-monophosphate phosphoribohydrolase LOG8, whose protein sequence is MEDNNNITGSKFKRVCVFCGSNPGNRQVFSDAAIELGNELVKRKMDLVYGGGSVGLMGLISRNVFNGGCHVLGVIPEALMPIEISGETVGEVRVVADMHERKAEMAREAEAFIALPGGYGTMEEMLEMITWAQLGIHKKPVGLLNVDGYYDCLLQLFDNGVKEGFIKQGARDIVVSARSAEELLTKMEEFTPSHQHVAPHESWKMRQLGEYPSQQNVQ